The following proteins come from a genomic window of Paenibacillus swuensis:
- a CDS encoding ornithine--oxo-acid transaminase yields MTQTNRIIEQTEKFGAHNYHPLPIVISKAEGVWVEDPEGNRYMDMLSAYSALNQGHRHPRIIQALKDQADKVTLTSRAFHNDQLGEFYEKLSALTGKTMILPMNTGAEAVETAVKAVRRWAYNIKGVPANQAEIIVCEGNFHGRTITVTSFSSSEEYKEGFGPFTPGFRIIPYGDIEALKAAITPNTAAFLVEPIQGEAGIVIPEEGFLKQAKALCEENRVLFVADEIQTGFGRTGRVFATDWEDIKADVYIMGKALGGGVFPISAVAADEEVLGVFGPGSHGSTFGGNPLGCAVAIASLDVLEEEGLVKRSLELGEYFITKLREINNPAIVDIRGRGLFIGVELSGAARPYCEKLKELGLLCKETHETTIRFAPPLVISQEDLDWAIERIKQVLSVSEAAAK; encoded by the coding sequence ATGACACAAACGAACCGTATAATCGAACAAACCGAGAAATTCGGAGCCCATAACTATCATCCATTGCCTATCGTCATTTCCAAAGCGGAAGGCGTGTGGGTCGAAGATCCCGAAGGTAACCGCTACATGGATATGCTGAGCGCATACTCCGCACTGAACCAGGGGCATCGCCACCCGCGCATCATTCAGGCGCTGAAAGATCAAGCAGATAAAGTAACATTAACATCCCGAGCGTTCCACAATGATCAACTGGGCGAATTCTACGAGAAACTGTCCGCTCTGACGGGCAAAACCATGATTTTGCCGATGAACACCGGCGCTGAAGCGGTTGAAACGGCAGTGAAAGCGGTGAGACGTTGGGCTTACAATATCAAAGGCGTTCCGGCCAACCAAGCCGAAATCATCGTCTGCGAAGGCAACTTCCACGGACGGACGATTACCGTTACTTCGTTCTCTTCCTCAGAGGAATACAAAGAAGGGTTCGGGCCGTTCACACCGGGTTTTCGCATCATTCCTTACGGCGATATTGAAGCGTTGAAAGCGGCGATCACGCCGAACACAGCCGCGTTCCTGGTAGAACCGATCCAAGGGGAAGCGGGCATCGTAATCCCCGAAGAAGGCTTCCTGAAGCAAGCGAAAGCGCTCTGCGAAGAAAACCGCGTGCTGTTCGTTGCCGATGAAATCCAAACCGGCTTTGGACGCACAGGCCGCGTATTCGCAACCGATTGGGAAGACATCAAAGCGGACGTGTACATCATGGGTAAAGCGCTTGGCGGCGGGGTGTTCCCGATCTCCGCGGTTGCGGCGGACGAAGAAGTGCTCGGCGTATTCGGCCCAGGTTCCCACGGATCCACGTTCGGCGGTAACCCGCTTGGTTGCGCTGTAGCGATCGCATCGCTGGATGTGCTCGAAGAAGAAGGACTTGTGAAGCGTTCCCTAGAATTGGGCGAATACTTCATCACCAAACTGCGCGAGATCAACAACCCGGCGATCGTCGACATCCGCGGACGCGGCTTGTTCATCGGCGTGGAACTGTCCGGCGCGGCTCGTCCTTACTGCGAGAAGCTGAAAGAACTGGGCTTGTTGTGTAAAGAGACGCATGAGACGACGATTCGTTTTGCCCCGCCGCTGGTGATTTCCCAAGAGGATCTGGACTGGGCGATTGAGCGGATCAAGCAAGTATTGAGCGTATCCGAAGCCGCAGCGAAATAA
- the pruA gene encoding L-glutamate gamma-semialdehyde dehydrogenase, translating to MTTHTNTTGISPFQNEAFVDFSQPENKKAMEDALTKVRATLGKDIPLHIGGEKITTEDRIVSINPGNTDEVIASVSKASKELAEKAMQTALTAFESWKRVPAAERAGYLFRAAELMRERKHEFSAMMIFEAGKNWPEAEADTAEAIDFMEYYAREMIRLSETNEHKPLTKVPGEDNKLSYIPLGVGVVIPPWNFPLAICVGMATAAIVSGNTVLLKPASVTPAIAHMFVELMEEIGLPTGVLNFIPGSGAEVGDYLTTHPKTRFISFTGSKEVGLRINRLAAETAPGQIWIKRIVAEMGGKDGIVVDETADLEAAASAIVASAFGFQGQKCSAGSRAFIVESVYDEVVELVAEKTKALRIGVQEENFPIGPVSDKNAYEKILEYIEIGKGEGRLIAGGGKAEGNGFYIQPTVFADVDGKARIMQEEIFGPVLALGKAKDYKEAIALYNDTEFGLTGAFFSKEEDRIAYALEDMHCGNLYINRKCTGALVGAHPFGGFNMSGTDSKAGGHDYLLLFTQAKMTARKI from the coding sequence ATGACAACTCACACAAACACTACAGGCATTTCCCCATTCCAAAATGAAGCTTTCGTCGATTTCAGCCAACCTGAGAACAAGAAAGCGATGGAAGACGCGTTAACGAAAGTAAGAGCAACTCTGGGTAAAGACATCCCTCTTCATATCGGCGGCGAGAAGATTACGACGGAAGACCGCATCGTATCCATCAACCCGGGTAACACGGACGAAGTGATCGCATCGGTCAGCAAAGCGAGCAAGGAATTGGCGGAGAAAGCGATGCAAACGGCTTTGACCGCGTTCGAGAGCTGGAAGCGCGTCCCTGCGGCAGAGCGTGCGGGTTACCTGTTCCGCGCGGCCGAATTGATGCGTGAGCGGAAGCATGAGTTCTCGGCGATGATGATCTTCGAAGCGGGCAAAAACTGGCCGGAAGCCGAAGCCGACACAGCCGAAGCGATCGATTTCATGGAGTATTATGCGCGCGAAATGATTCGCTTGAGCGAAACGAACGAGCACAAGCCTTTGACGAAAGTGCCTGGCGAAGATAATAAGCTTAGCTACATTCCATTGGGCGTAGGCGTTGTTATTCCGCCGTGGAACTTCCCGCTGGCAATCTGTGTAGGTATGGCGACAGCAGCGATCGTGTCCGGTAACACGGTATTATTGAAACCTGCATCCGTAACTCCTGCGATCGCGCACATGTTCGTGGAACTGATGGAAGAAATCGGCTTGCCTACGGGCGTGCTGAACTTCATCCCGGGCAGCGGCGCGGAAGTGGGCGACTACTTGACGACGCATCCGAAAACACGCTTCATCTCCTTCACAGGCTCCAAAGAAGTAGGACTTCGCATTAACCGTCTGGCGGCTGAAACCGCTCCGGGCCAAATCTGGATCAAGCGGATCGTTGCGGAGATGGGCGGCAAAGACGGTATCGTGGTTGACGAGACCGCGGATCTGGAAGCAGCGGCTTCCGCGATTGTCGCTTCGGCATTCGGTTTCCAGGGGCAGAAGTGTTCCGCGGGCTCCCGCGCGTTCATCGTCGAGTCTGTGTACGATGAAGTTGTTGAGCTGGTAGCTGAGAAAACAAAGGCGCTGCGCATTGGTGTGCAAGAAGAGAACTTCCCGATCGGACCGGTTTCCGACAAAAATGCCTATGAGAAAATTCTCGAATATATCGAAATCGGCAAAGGCGAAGGTCGTCTGATCGCGGGCGGCGGCAAAGCGGAAGGCAACGGCTTCTACATTCAGCCTACCGTGTTCGCGGATGTGGACGGTAAAGCGCGTATTATGCAGGAAGAGATTTTTGGACCTGTTCTGGCGCTGGGCAAAGCCAAAGATTACAAAGAAGCGATCGCGCTGTACAACGACACCGAGTTCGGCTTGACAGGCGCCTTCTTCTCCAAAGAAGAAGACCGCATCGCGTACGCGCTCGAAGACATGCATTGCGGTAACTTGTACATCAACCGCAAGTGTACCGGCGCCCTAGTCGGCGCGCATCCATTCGGCGGCTTCAACATGTCGGGCACCGACTCCAAAGCCGGCGGCCACGACTACCTGCTGCTGTTCACGCAAGCGAAAATGACGGCGCGTAAGATATAA
- a CDS encoding Glu/Leu/Phe/Val family dehydrogenase: MTTTSTKTAAESAQNASLQVAQGVVPVAENISVFERTQEVIRTALEVMNYNDSYYELLKEPLRLLTVRIPIRMDDGKVKVFVGYRAQHNDAVGPTKGGIRFHPDVTEEEVKALSMWMSIKCGITNLPYGGGKGGIQCDPRTMSMGELERLSRGYVRAVSQIVGPTKDIPAPDVFTNAQIMAWMMDEYSRIREFDAPGFITGKPLVLGGSIGRESSTAKGVTIVMREAAAAMGMSIPGSRVIIQGFGNAGSFLAKFLYDAGAKVVGISDAVGALYNPDGLNIDELMDKRDSFGTVTNLFPSRITNQELLVKDCDILVPAAIENQITEKNAHDIKARILVEAANGPTTTKATEILSERGVLIVPDVLASAGGVVVSYFEWVQNNQGYYWTEDEVNERLDRILTDAFHNVYDTSRTKRVHMRLAAYIVGLRKMAEASRLRGWL, from the coding sequence ATGACGACCACGAGTACGAAGACCGCAGCCGAATCCGCTCAGAACGCATCGCTTCAAGTTGCGCAAGGGGTGGTGCCGGTTGCTGAAAACATCAGTGTTTTTGAACGCACACAGGAAGTGATCCGCACGGCTCTGGAAGTGATGAACTATAACGATTCATACTATGAGCTGTTGAAAGAACCGCTTCGTCTGCTCACTGTGCGGATCCCGATCCGTATGGATGACGGTAAAGTGAAGGTGTTCGTAGGCTATCGCGCGCAGCATAATGACGCGGTGGGACCGACGAAAGGCGGCATTCGCTTCCATCCCGACGTTACCGAGGAAGAAGTTAAGGCGCTGTCGATGTGGATGAGCATCAAATGCGGCATCACCAACCTCCCCTACGGCGGCGGCAAAGGCGGCATCCAATGCGATCCGCGCACGATGTCGATGGGCGAGCTGGAGCGTTTAAGCCGCGGGTACGTTCGCGCGGTCTCCCAGATCGTGGGGCCGACGAAGGATATCCCGGCGCCGGACGTGTTCACCAACGCGCAGATCATGGCGTGGATGATGGACGAATACAGCCGCATCCGCGAGTTTGACGCCCCGGGCTTCATTACGGGCAAGCCGCTCGTGCTCGGCGGTTCCATCGGCCGCGAGTCTTCGACCGCGAAAGGTGTTACGATTGTGATGCGCGAAGCGGCGGCGGCTATGGGCATGTCGATTCCGGGTTCACGCGTGATCATTCAGGGCTTTGGGAACGCAGGGAGCTTTTTGGCGAAATTTTTGTACGATGCAGGGGCTAAAGTGGTTGGAATTTCGGACGCTGTGGGCGCACTATACAATCCGGACGGCCTCAATATTGACGAGCTGATGGATAAGCGGGATTCCTTCGGCACCGTGACGAACCTGTTCCCAAGCCGTATTACGAATCAGGAGCTGCTGGTGAAAGACTGCGATATTCTGGTGCCGGCCGCTATTGAGAACCAAATTACCGAGAAGAACGCTCACGATATTAAAGCCCGGATTCTGGTGGAAGCGGCCAACGGACCGACGACGACGAAGGCGACCGAGATTTTGTCCGAACGCGGCGTGCTGATTGTACCGGATGTGCTTGCCAGTGCGGGGGGCGTTGTCGTATCCTATTTTGAATGGGTGCAGAATAATCAGGGTTACTATTGGACCGAGGATGAAGTGAACGAGCGGCTGGATCGCATTCTCACGGATGCCTTTCACAACGTATACGACACTTCCCGCACGAAGAGAGTGCACATGCGCCTGGCGGCTTACATTGTAGGTTTGCGCAAAATGGCCGAGGCCTCCCGCCTCCGCGGTTGGTTATAG
- the rpoN gene encoding RNA polymerase factor sigma-54, producing the protein MQAGAGLQLEQGLKLSITPEMHQSIHMLQLSNSELSDYLYEQANDNPLLNVQEPKHRSIFLKQNRKKSPSATQVKPDVMHRIPAYEHTLEDSLVSQLRMSHLPQEVFRAAVYMAGNLDDSGYLDVTTEQVAVALSMDSEMVEEALRQVHRLEPAGVGARDVSECLRIQLEWKAVVPVGAREIVCGYLTLLAQGRLDRIAAELGISLDQVKEAVAMIRKLDPRPGLALTPQRNVYVVPDARIEVQGEEITILLLKGSLPKVTINTEYASMAEQIRCQPTVTYLKEMTRAASVVLRSMEHREETLYRVIQAIMQEQEGFVTGGVEGLKPLKLKQIAEQLGLHESTVSRAVMNKFVETPRGVVPLKFFFSSGLQTSGGEAASSVTVKAKIRQLIDTENKIKPFSDQKIVDVLDRDGIQLSRRTVTKYREEMHILSSVLRKTM; encoded by the coding sequence ATGCAAGCGGGCGCAGGATTACAACTGGAACAAGGACTCAAACTATCCATCACACCTGAAATGCATCAATCCATTCACATGCTGCAGCTTTCGAACAGCGAACTATCAGACTACCTTTACGAGCAGGCTAATGACAACCCGTTATTGAACGTCCAGGAACCCAAACATAGATCCATATTTTTGAAGCAAAATAGGAAGAAATCGCCGTCGGCCACCCAAGTGAAGCCCGATGTGATGCACCGAATCCCCGCTTATGAACATACGCTGGAGGATAGCTTGGTTAGCCAATTGCGTATGAGTCATTTACCGCAGGAAGTGTTTCGGGCGGCCGTCTATATGGCGGGGAATCTGGATGATTCGGGTTATCTGGATGTTACGACGGAGCAAGTTGCCGTGGCATTGAGCATGGATTCGGAGATGGTCGAAGAAGCGCTGCGGCAAGTGCACAGACTCGAGCCTGCCGGCGTCGGGGCAAGGGATGTAAGCGAATGCCTGCGGATTCAGCTGGAGTGGAAGGCGGTTGTGCCGGTGGGAGCTCGCGAGATCGTATGCGGGTATCTAACCTTGTTGGCACAGGGGCGACTGGATCGGATAGCTGCTGAACTAGGCATATCTTTGGACCAAGTGAAGGAAGCCGTGGCCATGATTCGTAAGCTCGATCCGCGTCCCGGATTGGCATTAACGCCGCAACGAAATGTGTATGTGGTGCCAGACGCCAGGATTGAAGTACAAGGCGAGGAGATTACCATACTCTTGCTGAAGGGCTCGCTTCCAAAAGTAACCATTAACACCGAATACGCATCCATGGCCGAACAAATTCGATGTCAACCTACTGTTACGTATCTGAAAGAAATGACGCGTGCCGCCTCGGTGGTGTTGCGGAGCATGGAGCATCGGGAGGAAACGTTGTACCGTGTCATCCAAGCGATTATGCAGGAGCAAGAAGGTTTCGTGACAGGGGGCGTCGAAGGGTTGAAGCCCTTGAAACTGAAGCAAATCGCCGAACAGCTCGGACTTCACGAATCCACGGTGAGCCGCGCGGTCATGAATAAATTTGTTGAAACCCCGCGGGGCGTGGTGCCGCTGAAGTTCTTCTTCTCTTCCGGCTTGCAGACCTCGGGCGGAGAAGCGGCATCCAGTGTGACCGTGAAGGCCAAGATTCGCCAATTGATCGATACCGAGAATAAAATCAAACCTTTTTCGGATCAGAAAATTGTGGATGTTTTGGACCGGGACGGGATTCAACTTTCGCGAAGGACGGTAACGAAGTATAGGGAAGAGATGCATATTTTGTCATCAGTATTGCGCAAAACAATGTAG
- a CDS encoding sigma-54 interaction domain-containing protein, translating to MAMQDDTAHLEKMLSLYRSVTDKINEGVHVVDESGRSLIYNAKMTELESMSRDHVLWKPLEEVFQFSGDQESTLLKALNTGQPVQNVRQTYFNDKGKKITTLNHTYPILEEGRVIGAVEIANDVTKLERLVRGTMLEGKGEGGLRYDFASIVGPSAALREVIRHGERAARTSSSVLVAGETGTGKELFVQSIHQASARAERPFISQNCAALPDTLIESLLFGTAKGAFTGAVERPGLFEQAEGGTLFLDEINSLGLALQAKLLRVLQEKALRRVGDTRDRAVNVRVIAALNEDPITAVTEGRLRKDLYYRLGVVVLMIPPLRERPEDIMPLVRHFIAKYNALFQMQVTGVDTEAERFLLGHDWPGNVRELQHVIEGSMNLMDDESLIGMDHMPIYHASRVVKALAAGLPADGRSSATGSVPVTGGIDAASSKLTTGTSPSNTGSTDGLMADLHEIKPLKQKLEEFERTYLQQVVALQGGNISRAARELGISRQSLQYRLKKFQPSHQTQQQQTQN from the coding sequence ATGGCAATGCAGGACGATACCGCTCATCTGGAAAAAATGCTGTCTTTATACCGCAGTGTCACCGACAAAATCAACGAAGGCGTCCACGTCGTCGACGAATCCGGGCGTTCTCTCATCTATAATGCCAAAATGACGGAGCTCGAATCCATGAGCCGCGACCATGTGCTGTGGAAGCCGCTTGAGGAAGTGTTTCAGTTCTCCGGCGATCAGGAAAGCACGTTGCTGAAGGCTTTGAACACGGGGCAGCCTGTGCAGAATGTGCGGCAGACGTATTTTAATGATAAGGGGAAGAAGATTACGACGCTGAATCATACGTATCCGATCCTCGAGGAAGGGCGCGTCATCGGGGCGGTGGAAATCGCCAATGATGTGACGAAGCTCGAGCGCCTCGTGCGAGGCACGATGCTCGAGGGGAAAGGCGAAGGAGGACTGCGGTACGACTTCGCCTCCATTGTGGGGCCGAGCGCGGCTTTGCGCGAGGTAATTCGCCACGGCGAGCGGGCGGCGCGCACGAGCTCCTCCGTCCTCGTGGCCGGTGAAACCGGTACGGGGAAGGAGCTGTTCGTGCAGAGCATCCACCAGGCGAGCGCCCGGGCGGAACGCCCGTTCATCTCGCAGAACTGCGCGGCCCTGCCGGACACGCTGATCGAGAGCTTGCTCTTCGGAACGGCTAAGGGCGCGTTCACGGGGGCGGTGGAGCGCCCCGGGTTGTTCGAGCAAGCGGAGGGCGGCACGCTCTTCCTGGACGAGATCAACTCGCTGGGACTAGCGCTCCAGGCGAAGCTGCTGCGCGTGCTGCAGGAGAAGGCGCTGCGCCGCGTCGGCGACACCCGGGACCGCGCGGTCAACGTGCGCGTCATCGCCGCGCTGAACGAGGACCCGATCACCGCGGTCACGGAGGGGCGGCTCCGCAAGGATCTGTACTATCGACTCGGCGTCGTCGTGTTGATGATCCCGCCTCTGCGGGAGCGGCCGGAGGACATTATGCCGCTGGTCCGGCACTTTATCGCGAAATACAATGCATTGTTCCAGATGCAGGTGACGGGGGTGGATACGGAAGCGGAGCGTTTCTTGCTCGGCCATGATTGGCCGGGTAATGTGCGTGAGCTGCAGCATGTTATCGAGGGGTCCATGAACCTCATGGACGACGAGAGCCTGATCGGCATGGACCATATGCCGATCTACCACGCCAGCCGCGTCGTCAAAGCGTTGGCGGCCGGGTTGCCGGCTGATGGCAGATCCAGCGCCACCGGCAGCGTACCCGTGACAGGCGGCATTGACGCTGCCAGCAGCAAGCTCACGACAGGCACGTCCCCATCCAACACGGGCTCCACGGACGGCTTAATGGCCGACTTGCATGAGATTAAGCCGCTTAAGCAGAAGCTTGAAGAATTTGAGCGAACCTATCTACAGCAAGTTGTTGCTCTCCAAGGCGGCAACATCTCCAGAGCGGCCCGCGAACTGGGCATCAGCCGTCAAAGCCTTCAATACAGGCTAAAAAAATTCCAGCCGTCACACCAAACCCAGCAACAGCAAACGCAAAATTAA
- the rocF gene encoding arginase gives MMSTETKALSILSVPFGYGAGRRGTEFGPEAIRLAGLNRQLKELGFHIDKEVTLPVPSESGETHPNLKYLNEIIELNTNLAAEVAGVVNQGAFPLVLGGDHSIAIGTLGGLVQKYKNLGVIWFDAHADLNTEETSPSGNIHGMSLGVAMGRGPSLLTQIKGAGPNLKPENIVLIGTRQLDQGERDFIRSSGIKCFTMHDIDRKGMSAVMDEALAIVTNGTDGVHLSFDIDSLDPLEAPGTGTKIPGGVSYREAHFALELMCESKKITSAEFVEVNPSLDSGNKTARLAVELIASLLGQRIL, from the coding sequence ATGATGAGCACTGAAACGAAGGCACTATCCATACTTAGCGTTCCTTTCGGATACGGAGCAGGCCGCAGAGGTACTGAATTCGGGCCGGAGGCCATCCGTCTAGCAGGTTTGAACCGCCAATTGAAAGAGTTGGGTTTCCATATTGATAAGGAAGTGACCTTGCCTGTACCGAGCGAGTCGGGGGAAACGCATCCTAATTTGAAATACTTAAATGAAATTATAGAGTTAAACACGAACCTGGCGGCTGAAGTTGCGGGTGTAGTGAATCAAGGCGCGTTCCCGCTCGTGTTGGGCGGCGATCACAGTATTGCCATCGGTACACTGGGCGGTTTGGTGCAAAAGTATAAGAACCTGGGCGTCATCTGGTTTGACGCGCATGCGGATCTGAACACCGAAGAGACCAGCCCGTCCGGTAACATCCACGGGATGTCGCTGGGTGTCGCTATGGGGCGCGGGCCGTCCTTGCTGACGCAGATTAAGGGAGCGGGACCGAACCTGAAGCCGGAGAACATTGTGCTGATCGGCACGCGGCAATTGGATCAAGGGGAGCGGGATTTCATCCGCAGCTCCGGGATCAAATGCTTCACGATGCACGACATCGACCGCAAAGGCATGTCCGCGGTGATGGACGAAGCGCTGGCGATCGTGACGAACGGCACGGACGGCGTGCACCTGAGCTTCGACATCGACAGCCTGGATCCGCTGGAAGCGCCGGGCACCGGCACGAAGATCCCGGGGGGCGTGAGTTACCGGGAGGCGCATTTTGCACTGGAGCTGATGTGCGAGTCGAAAAAGATCACATCCGCGGAGTTTGTTGAAGTGAATCCATCCCTGGATTCCGGCAACAAAACAGCCCGGCTGGCTGTTGAACTGATCGCGTCCTTGTTGGGACAGCGTATATTGTAA
- a CDS encoding NAD-dependent malic enzyme yields the protein MNPTTLIQSQSSYSGKSVILRLEFNSESTKFGQVASLISENGGDIVAIDIISGNKSISVRDLTVNVSDTADIDRITEALGRTPDVKLVHVSDRTFLLHLGGKISITPKTPIQNRDDLSRVYTPDVARVCLAIKDDPQKAHTLTVKRNMVAVISDGSAVLGLGNIGPHPAMPVMEGKAMLFKQFADVDSFPICLDTQDTEEIIRTIKHIAPAFGGINLEDISSPRCFEIESRLRQELDIPVFHDDQHGTAVVLYAGLINALKIVGKDIHDLKVVVCGIGAAGIACSKILLAAGVKNLLGVDVEGILNANDEYANPMKQWYAANTNPDRVSGDLRDALRGADVFIGLSRGNLLNRDDIRTMAKDPIVFAMANPTPEISPEEIEDIAAVIATGRSDYPNQINNVLCFPGMFRGALDCRASDINEEMKLAAAEAIASIIKPDELNKHYIIPSVFNTDIVRSIRKQVIEAAIRTKVARRIPREFNSQN from the coding sequence ATGAACCCCACAACACTTATCCAATCGCAATCGTCCTACAGCGGGAAGAGCGTCATTCTGCGTTTGGAGTTTAATTCGGAGTCGACCAAGTTCGGCCAGGTGGCATCTTTAATTTCGGAGAACGGCGGAGATATTGTCGCCATTGATATTATCAGCGGGAACAAATCCATCTCGGTGCGGGATCTCACAGTGAATGTGTCGGACACAGCGGATATCGACCGCATCACGGAAGCGCTCGGACGTACACCGGATGTGAAACTCGTTCACGTATCCGACCGTACCTTCTTACTGCATCTGGGGGGCAAAATCTCCATCACGCCCAAAACACCAATCCAAAACCGCGACGATCTGTCCCGCGTGTATACGCCGGATGTGGCGCGAGTATGTCTCGCGATCAAGGATGATCCGCAGAAAGCGCATACGCTGACCGTGAAACGGAACATGGTTGCCGTTATCTCGGACGGGAGCGCTGTTCTGGGCCTCGGTAATATCGGGCCTCACCCGGCCATGCCGGTCATGGAAGGCAAAGCGATGCTCTTCAAACAATTCGCGGACGTGGACTCTTTCCCGATCTGCCTGGACACGCAAGATACTGAAGAAATCATCCGAACGATTAAACATATAGCGCCTGCCTTCGGCGGCATTAACCTTGAGGATATCTCGTCGCCGCGATGCTTCGAGATTGAGTCCCGCCTCCGTCAAGAGTTGGACATCCCTGTGTTCCACGACGATCAGCATGGTACGGCCGTTGTCCTTTACGCCGGGTTAATCAATGCACTGAAAATCGTCGGCAAAGACATTCACGACCTCAAAGTTGTCGTTTGCGGGATCGGGGCTGCGGGGATTGCTTGCAGTAAGATTTTGCTGGCGGCGGGTGTGAAGAATCTGTTGGGTGTGGATGTTGAGGGGATCCTGAACGCTAATGACGAATATGCGAATCCGATGAAGCAATGGTACGCGGCCAATACGAACCCGGATCGGGTGTCCGGTGACCTGCGGGATGCGCTGCGCGGAGCGGATGTGTTCATCGGGTTATCGCGAGGCAACCTGTTGAACCGAGACGACATTCGCACGATGGCTAAGGATCCGATCGTATTCGCGATGGCAAACCCGACGCCTGAAATCTCGCCGGAAGAAATCGAGGATATTGCCGCCGTCATCGCGACAGGACGCTCGGACTATCCGAACCAGATCAACAACGTGCTATGCTTCCCGGGCATGTTCCGCGGCGCTTTGGATTGCCGTGCCTCGGACATTAACGAGGAGATGAAGCTGGCAGCCGCGGAAGCGATCGCCTCCATCATCAAACCGGATGAGCTCAACAAGCATTACATCATCCCAAGTGTGTTTAATACGGATATCGTTCGTTCCATACGTAAACAAGTCATTGAAGCCGCAATCCGCACCAAAGTGGCACGAAGAATACCGAGAGAATTCAACTCGCAGAACTAA
- a CDS encoding amino acid permease codes for MITQTDQPNELKRTMTSRHMFMISLGGVIGTGFFLGSGYTIQQAGSIGAILSYMVGGFIMYLTMACLGELSVHMPVSGSFQTYTSRYIGRATGFTVGWIYWLGWAVTVALELLASGQLMQRWFPTVDIWVWCLVFGAFLFILNALSARSFGEAEFWFSSIKVIAILLFIILGLGVMFGLVPMNGGAAAPMFSAFTNENSWLPNGWTGLILTMITVNFSFQGTELIGIAAGESEDPEKTIPRTIRMAVWRTLIFFCLAIFVLAALIPWEQAGVIESPFVMVFESIGIPYAADIMNFVILTALLSVGNSGLYAATRMLWSLSKENNLNPVMTRVNRRGIPVNSLMLTMGIAFLSLLCSVVAADTVFVWLISLAGLGAQVGWIAITASQLAFRKKYIASGGKLKDLKFRTPLYPYLPLLGLTLNILVLVSLAFDKDQRIALYCGIPFAALCYLYYFFFVKGKTARAKTVAEKNML; via the coding sequence ATGATTACACAGACGGATCAACCAAACGAACTCAAGCGGACTATGACCAGCAGGCACATGTTCATGATCTCGCTGGGCGGCGTGATTGGGACAGGTTTCTTCCTCGGGTCGGGTTACACGATCCAACAGGCCGGGTCCATTGGGGCCATCCTATCCTACATGGTAGGCGGATTTATTATGTATCTTACGATGGCTTGTCTCGGAGAACTCTCCGTACACATGCCTGTCTCAGGGTCATTTCAAACGTACACTTCCCGATACATCGGCCGAGCCACCGGCTTTACGGTAGGTTGGATTTACTGGCTTGGCTGGGCGGTAACCGTGGCGCTCGAATTATTAGCATCAGGTCAGCTCATGCAACGCTGGTTCCCGACCGTGGACATCTGGGTATGGTGTTTGGTGTTTGGAGCTTTCCTGTTCATATTGAATGCATTATCCGCCAGATCGTTTGGCGAAGCGGAATTCTGGTTCTCCAGTATCAAAGTAATTGCCATTCTATTGTTCATTATACTGGGTCTGGGTGTGATGTTTGGATTGGTTCCGATGAACGGCGGCGCGGCAGCCCCGATGTTCTCAGCCTTTACGAATGAAAACAGTTGGTTGCCGAATGGTTGGACGGGGTTGATTTTGACCATGATTACGGTGAATTTCTCGTTCCAAGGGACAGAGCTGATCGGCATTGCGGCCGGTGAAAGTGAGGATCCGGAAAAAACCATTCCCAGAACGATCCGCATGGCGGTATGGCGCACTCTTATCTTCTTCTGTCTGGCCATCTTCGTCCTGGCGGCTTTGATTCCTTGGGAACAAGCAGGCGTGATTGAAAGCCCGTTCGTGATGGTGTTTGAATCGATCGGTATTCCTTATGCGGCGGATATTATGAATTTTGTGATTTTGACCGCGTTGTTGTCGGTGGGGAACTCGGGATTGTATGCGGCAACAAGAATGTTGTGGTCACTCTCCAAAGAAAACAATTTGAACCCGGTGATGACACGCGTCAATCGTCGCGGGATTCCGGTGAACTCCTTGATGCTAACGATGGGTATCGCGTTCTTGTCCCTGCTGTGCAGTGTGGTTGCGGCGGATACCGTCTTTGTATGGTTGATTTCCCTGGCGGGTCTAGGCGCTCAAGTCGGTTGGATTGCCATTACGGCATCTCAATTGGCCTTCCGCAAAAAATACATCGCCAGCGGCGGCAAGCTCAAGGATCTGAAGTTCCGGACACCGTTGTATCCGTACCTTCCTTTGCTGGGTTTGACTCTGAACATTCTCGTTCTGGTCTCTCTCGCGTTCGACAAGGATCAACGCATCGCCCTGTATTGCGGCATTCCGTTCGCGGCGCTGTGCTATCTCTACTACTTCTTCTTCGTGAAAGGCAAAACCGCCAGAGCGAAAACCGTAGCCGAGAAGAATATGCTTTAG